A single window of Longimicrobiales bacterium DNA harbors:
- a CDS encoding tetratricopeptide repeat protein: MREAAMLNNIGVAQMRLEQPDLAKASFHEALDLARVAGNPTNELISLYNLGRTAEALADTTGAIAQYRRALRVLEQLPERTMMRIDIEHRIADLWTH, translated from the coding sequence GTGCGCGAAGCCGCGATGTTGAACAACATCGGAGTTGCACAAATGCGACTGGAGCAACCTGATCTGGCCAAGGCAAGCTTCCACGAGGCGCTGGACCTTGCAAGGGTTGCCGGTAATCCGACTAACGAACTGATCTCGCTCTACAATCTTGGACGCACGGCGGAGGCGCTTGCTGATACAACGGGCGCCATTGCACAGTACCGGCGGGCATTACGGGTGCTCGAGCAGCTGCCCGAACGCACGATGATGCGCATCGATATCGAGCATCGTATCGCAGACCTCTGGACTCATTAA